In one window of Hymenobacter nivis DNA:
- a CDS encoding phosphonate degradation HD-domain oxygenase, which translates to MLPHIPDTPQATVEAIFALYEAHGHADYIGEPVSQLEHMWQAAALAEAAGYGEEVVLAAFFHDLGHLCANTADTAAMDGFGAVDHERLGAEYLRARGFSERLATLVESHVLAKRYLTHKHPAYLRRLSPASQATLAFQGGPMGAAEAAAFEQHPDAATIIRLRGWDDQAKEEHYPVGSLDHFKRMALRHLASR; encoded by the coding sequence ATGCTACCCCATATCCCCGACACCCCCCAGGCAACCGTGGAGGCTATTTTTGCGCTGTACGAGGCCCACGGCCACGCCGATTACATCGGCGAGCCGGTGTCGCAACTCGAACACATGTGGCAGGCCGCCGCACTGGCCGAAGCCGCCGGCTACGGAGAGGAGGTAGTGCTGGCCGCCTTCTTCCACGACCTGGGGCACCTGTGCGCCAATACGGCCGATACCGCCGCGATGGACGGCTTCGGCGCCGTGGACCACGAACGGCTGGGGGCCGAGTACCTACGGGCCCGGGGCTTCTCCGAACGCCTGGCCACGCTGGTCGAAAGCCACGTGCTGGCCAAACGCTACCTCACCCACAAACACCCCGCGTACCTACGCCGGCTCTCGCCGGCCAGCCAGGCCACGCTGGCCTTCCAGGGCGGTCCGATGGGCGCCGCCGAAGCCGCCGCGTTCGAGCAACACCCCGACGCCGCCACCATCATCCGCCTACGGGGATGGGACGACCAGGCCAAAGAAGAACACTACCCCGTGGGCTCCCTTGACCATTTCAAACGCATGGCTCTGAGGCACTTAGCCAGTCGGTGA
- a CDS encoding MFS transporter, whose translation MPVRSAPSSELKRWQLRTGLSLFMGYSAYYVCRSNLAIAAPLLIREFGGRGLNKEVLGQIASVGVLFYAAGKVLNGVLGDFLGGKKIFLLGMAGAVAATVAFGLGQGVAVFFAAWAANRLVQSMGWAGLVKTAANWFSYRSYGRVMGLLSLSYLFGDVVAKLVLGQLLVQGLGWRGLFMTAAGVLAAVALGCAFSLKDAPESVGLAAPPTNPNSLFAEKGTGPTTDRPASLGHLLGPYFHSPAFLLMLAMSFGLTALREAFSFWVPTYLVEAAHLSEGAASQWSALYSVCGMASILGAGYLSDAWLRGQRGALILGACVGLVPVLALMTQPASGPALPLVLTSLVGLLLLGPYSFLSGAMALDAGGRQGAATAAGLLDAVGYAGGTGALWLTGALAERQGWAAAWVALAAVAAATAGAALVFYRTQERRPGLVVAAQQVTPPPAQAA comes from the coding sequence GTGCCCGTCCGCTCAGCCCCGTCTTCGGAGCTGAAACGCTGGCAGCTGCGCACTGGTCTGAGCCTGTTTATGGGCTACAGCGCCTACTATGTGTGCCGCTCCAACCTGGCCATTGCCGCGCCGCTGCTCATCCGCGAGTTTGGCGGCCGGGGCCTGAATAAAGAAGTGCTGGGCCAGATTGCCTCGGTAGGCGTACTGTTCTACGCCGCCGGCAAGGTGCTAAACGGCGTACTGGGCGACTTTTTGGGGGGCAAAAAGATTTTCCTGCTGGGCATGGCGGGGGCCGTGGCGGCTACAGTAGCGTTTGGGCTGGGGCAGGGCGTGGCGGTGTTTTTTGCGGCCTGGGCCGCCAACCGACTGGTGCAGTCCATGGGCTGGGCCGGGCTGGTAAAAACCGCGGCCAACTGGTTTTCATACAGGTCCTACGGCCGCGTGATGGGCCTGCTAAGCCTGAGCTATCTATTTGGCGACGTGGTGGCCAAGCTAGTGCTGGGGCAGCTGCTGGTGCAGGGGCTGGGCTGGCGGGGGCTTTTCATGACGGCGGCGGGCGTGCTGGCCGCGGTGGCGCTGGGCTGCGCGTTCAGCCTAAAGGACGCGCCCGAAAGCGTGGGCCTGGCCGCCCCGCCCACCAACCCCAACAGCCTCTTCGCGGAGAAAGGAACGGGCCCCACGACCGACCGGCCCGCATCGCTGGGCCACTTGCTGGGGCCCTACTTCCACAGCCCGGCCTTCTTGCTGATGCTGGCGATGTCGTTCGGGCTCACGGCGTTGCGCGAGGCGTTCAGCTTCTGGGTGCCCACCTACCTAGTGGAGGCCGCACACCTCTCGGAGGGCGCGGCGTCGCAGTGGAGCGCGCTGTACTCGGTGTGCGGCATGGCCTCCATCCTGGGGGCCGGCTACCTCTCCGATGCCTGGCTGAGGGGGCAACGCGGGGCACTCATTTTGGGGGCCTGCGTGGGCCTGGTGCCCGTACTGGCCCTGATGACGCAGCCGGCCAGCGGCCCCGCCCTGCCCTTAGTGCTCACGTCGCTGGTGGGCCTGCTGCTGCTGGGGCCCTACTCGTTTTTGTCGGGGGCCATGGCCCTCGACGCCGGCGGCCGGCAGGGGGCGGCCACCGCGGCGGGCCTGCTCGACGCCGTGGGCTACGCCGGCGGCACCGGGGCCCTGTGGCTCACCGGAGCCCTGGCCGAGCGGCAGGGCTGGGCCGCGGCCTGGGTGGCGCTGGCCGCCGTGGCCGCGGCCACGGCGGGGGCGGCGCTGGTGTTCTACCGCACCCAGGAGCGGCGGCCGGGACTTGTAGTGGCGGCCCAACAGGTAACCCCACCCCCGGCCCAAGCCGCTTGA
- a CDS encoding IS701 family transposase, with protein sequence MKVTAQLYGQFLVSSQVNYTGTYLAEHLEGLSHDNVRYFLKTRRFTPRQLWQQVRPQVMLSARGYVLFDDTVLDKHHSRRIELVRRQYSGNAHGVIAGIGLVTCVYVNPETDQFWLIDYRLFAPDTDGKTKLDHVADMLGQLAPRSIPYRTVLMDSWYATTALFKWLLDEGKTFYCPLKSNRLVDDSGGQQPYQPVACLCWSAAEVEAGKILKVKGMPKDCKLKLFRVLVSTHRTDYLLTNEVEPLHTAAAEHESSVRWTIEQFHRELKQLTGVQACQCRLARSQRNHIALAVRAWTCLKQAAYQTKQTVYQLKQGFLDEYMRHELRQPSLAFA encoded by the coding sequence ATGAAAGTGACGGCACAACTGTACGGGCAGTTTTTGGTGAGCAGCCAGGTCAACTACACGGGGACGTATCTGGCCGAGCATCTGGAGGGCCTCTCGCACGACAACGTGCGCTATTTTCTCAAAACCCGGCGTTTCACCCCCCGCCAGCTCTGGCAGCAAGTACGCCCACAGGTGATGCTCAGCGCGCGGGGCTACGTCCTGTTTGACGACACGGTGCTCGACAAGCACCACAGCCGGCGCATCGAACTCGTACGCCGCCAGTACAGCGGCAACGCCCACGGCGTGATTGCCGGCATCGGCCTGGTGACGTGTGTGTACGTCAACCCCGAAACCGACCAGTTCTGGCTCATTGACTACCGCCTTTTCGCCCCCGACACCGACGGCAAGACCAAGCTCGACCATGTGGCCGACATGCTCGGGCAATTGGCCCCGCGCAGTATCCCATACCGCACGGTGCTCATGGATAGCTGGTACGCCACCACGGCCCTGTTCAAGTGGCTGCTGGACGAAGGCAAAACATTTTACTGCCCGCTGAAAAGCAACCGGCTCGTCGATGATTCCGGCGGCCAGCAGCCCTACCAGCCCGTGGCCTGCCTGTGCTGGTCGGCCGCCGAAGTAGAAGCTGGCAAAATCCTGAAAGTGAAGGGCATGCCCAAAGATTGCAAACTGAAACTCTTCCGCGTACTGGTGTCCACCCACCGGACGGACTACCTCCTCACCAACGAGGTTGAGCCCTTGCACACGGCCGCTGCCGAACACGAAAGCAGCGTCCGCTGGACGATTGAGCAGTTTCACCGCGAACTCAAGCAACTCACCGGCGTGCAGGCCTGCCAGTGCCGGCTGGCCCGCAGTCAGCGCAATCATATTGCCCTGGCCGTGCGCGCTTGGACCTGCCTTAAACAAGCCGCCTACCAAACCAAACAAACCGTCTATCAGCTCAAACAAGGCTTTTTGGATGAGTATATGCGACATGAATTACGCCAGCCTTCGCTCGCGTTTGCGTAA
- a CDS encoding helix-turn-helix domain-containing protein: MKAIKPIRTEADHCAALARVETIFQAEPGEPAFDELDVLATLIEAYEARHHPIPEPDPIEYIKYKMTKQGLRQRDLAAWLGGENRVSEILNRKRKFIAKMMKALHQYLGLLAEVLLAAA, from the coding sequence ATGAAAGCCATCAAGCCCATCCGCACCGAAGCTGACCACTGCGCCGCCCTGGCCCGCGTGGAAACCATTTTTCAGGCCGAGCCCGGCGAACCAGCGTTTGACGAATTGGACGTGTTGGCTACGCTGATTGAGGCGTACGAGGCCCGCCACCACCCCATTCCCGAGCCCGACCCCATCGAGTATATCAAGTACAAAATGACCAAACAGGGCCTGCGCCAGCGCGACCTCGCCGCGTGGCTGGGCGGCGAGAACCGGGTAAGCGAAATCCTGAACCGTAAGCGCAAGTTCATCGCTAAAATGATGAAGGCCCTGCACCAGTATCTGGGCTTGTTGGCGGAGGTGCTGCTGGCGGCAGCTTAA
- a CDS encoding Imm51 family immunity protein, with product MTSTFPFEVAAAKTTANPARQFAIVAHAGKLEDYHDLFEDFGFVGSGASWREHLETIVEEFQPELLDHLEFDETGDTFLAYADTPDTVRAFLACVQPYFGDLAKLEKYFQQTDPEDFFQ from the coding sequence ATGACCAGCACGTTTCCCTTTGAAGTCGCCGCCGCCAAAACGACCGCCAACCCCGCCCGTCAGTTTGCCATCGTGGCGCACGCCGGTAAGCTCGAAGACTACCACGACCTGTTCGAGGACTTCGGCTTCGTGGGCAGCGGCGCTTCGTGGCGCGAGCACCTCGAAACCATCGTCGAAGAATTTCAGCCCGAATTACTTGACCACTTGGAATTTGACGAAACCGGCGACACGTTCCTGGCCTACGCCGACACCCCCGACACGGTGCGCGCATTCCTGGCCTGCGTGCAGCCCTACTTCGGCGACCTCGCCAAGCTGGAGAAATACTTCCAGCAAACCGACCCGGAGGATTTTTTCCAATAG
- a CDS encoding IS1/IS1595 family N-terminal zinc-binding domain-containing protein, with amino-acid sequence MVLEPVLCPSCQQPDAVYRYGKATDGTQRYRCTACRRTFQLRYRHKAHAVGVRAKITDMARNGSGIRDTARVLGIRPQTGMGELKKAVVQSEMISVFHSIYDV; translated from the coding sequence ATGGTTTTAGAACCCGTTCTCTGCCCGTCCTGTCAGCAACCGGATGCCGTCTATCGGTACGGCAAAGCCACCGATGGCACCCAGCGCTACCGCTGCACGGCCTGCCGCCGCACCTTTCAACTGCGCTACCGCCATAAAGCGCATGCGGTGGGCGTGCGGGCTAAAATCACGGACATGGCCCGGAATGGCAGCGGGATACGGGATACAGCCAGGGTGTTGGGCATCCGTCCCCAAACCGGGATGGGCGAACTAAAAAAGGCGGTGGTCCAAAGCGAGATGATTTCGGTATTTCACTCAATTTATGATGTCTGA